From a region of the Tiliqua scincoides isolate rTilSci1 chromosome 4, rTilSci1.hap2, whole genome shotgun sequence genome:
- the SMIM13 gene encoding small integral membrane protein 13, with protein sequence MWQSIGLTLLAIVATLACVLLFMLCGWYVVWHLFLSKFKFLRELIGDTGSQQGDNELAEPEAEQDVTLTSQRSRQKSARQRRAPTEDAT encoded by the exons ATGTGGCAAAGCATCGGCCTGACACTCCTGGCAATCGTGGCCACGCTGGCCTGCGTCCTGCTCTTCATGCTCTGTG GTTGGTATGTTGTCTGGCATCTGTTCTTATCCAAATTCAAGTTCTTACGAGAGCTGATAGGAGACACCGGATCCCAACAGGGGGATAATGAACTTGCTGAGCCGGAAGCTGAACAGGATGTGACTCTCACTTCCCAGAGGAGCAGGCAGAAATCGGCACGGCAGCGACGGGCACCCACAGAAGATGCAACTTAA